A stretch of Mytilus edulis chromosome 11, xbMytEdul2.2, whole genome shotgun sequence DNA encodes these proteins:
- the LOC139495846 gene encoding uncharacterized protein, producing the protein MFTVLVFVIQTIHGLASYENSTHVDSVHPEHNKYDMQVYGVSSEPSVDIYPVEKTKYGNRQKCETTNLTDIASPSSIGRVYPLNKSGQLFLVWFNDSNYFTVDVSESCSSLLLENLDIILMFSVPYLKRFLGPCQNGIVILYKFCDPNVTYNTRLIEHNAIPYFSDVNIYFIDKDNLCTSSFKAFVEKYNNVIRNKDIYRFLSNQTSCWDKIYFTNQINIEFSLQRISNTQSMILAFLHTHTYATYINFIMKYQTCKEQFIHSLYSNGLQVSKKDTFLLSFDNLMNLTHDNACYETYLACSAWGRYMESDFILPSSTIGYVTSTVTLVVMFVNGFVLFLFLQKENRTPVTILLSALAISDSMTALLMTVRTLIAYHKYGHHVYNYNEGLMWYTFEIAECLLHMVIYNLMYSFHFVSILLTTLLCLQKSVALLFPMWSKSHIRNRRNTICSISIFIFSFCIFTALFSIEKPVYNEPINGRCCTDLEYYNHGYEVTTYLYTVSTGFTVLACLVVIICTVYITCKLTIMRRNLPWTDSLIIQKRHRTSAITVVIICIIFLLSEAVFVVRNLAYSLSKLDILNASSVYIELEKYNEICLVIGFALNFVIYLVMSRQIRDELRIGFVKLFQSFKCW; encoded by the coding sequence aatatggTAATCGGCAGAAATGCGAGACAACGAATTTGACAGATATTGCATCTCCTTCTTCGATTGGAAGAGTGTACCCTCTAAACAAATCCGGTCAGTTGTTTTTGGTGTGGTTCAACGATTCAAATTACTTCACAGTTGACGTTAGCGAGAGTTGTTCAAGCCTCCTATTAGAAAATTTAGATATAATACTAATGTTTAGCGTACCATATTTGAAAAGATTTCTTGGACCTTGTCAAAATGGGATAGTCATTCTGTATAAATTTTGTGACCCAAACGTAACATACAACACCAGACTTATCGAACACAACGCTATTCCATACTTTTccgatgtaaatatatatttcattgataaagatAACCTCTGCACATCAAGTTTCAAAGCATTCGTTGAAAAGTACAATAAtgttataagaaataaagatatTTACAGATTTTTGTCAAATCAGACAAGCTGCTGGGATAAAATTTACTTCACTAATCAAATTAACATTGAATTTTCTCTGCAAAGAATTTCTAATACACAAAGTATGATTCTTGCATTTTTACATACACACACTTATGCAACATATATCAATTTCATTATGAAATACCAAACATGCAAAGAACAGTTTATTCACTCCCTTTATTCGAATGGCTTGCAAGTGAGCAAGAAGGACACGTTTCTCCtcagttttgataatttaatgaATCTTACTCACGATAACGCCTGTTATGAAACCTACTTAGCCTGCAGTGCTTGGGGTCGATACATGGAGTCTGATTTTATTCTACCATCTTCAACAATTGGTTACGTAACGTCAACAGTAACACTGGTAGTGATGTTTGTAAACggctttgttttatttctatttctacAAAAGGAGAACCGAACACCAGTTACCATTCTTTTGTCAGCTTTGGCTATATCTGATAGTATGACAGCACTGCTGATGACCGTTCGAACATTAATAGCCTATCACAAGTATGGACATCACGTTTACAATTACAATGAAGGACTAATGTGGTACACATTTGAAATTGCAGAATGTTTATTACACATGgtaatttataatttaatgtATAGCTTTCATTTTGTGTCCATTCTTTTAACAACACTTCTATGTTTACAGAAATCTGTTGCTCTTCTATTTCCAATGTGGAGTAAATCACATATaagaaacagaagaaatacaatatgttctatttcaatttttatctttagtttttgtatttttacagcACTTTTTAGTATCGAGAAGCCAGTATATAATGAACCTATTAATGGCAGATGTTGTACTGATTTAGAATATTATAATCATGGTTATGAAGTGACCACTTATTTATACACTGTATCTACCGGGTTTACTGTTTTAGCATGTCTAGTGGTTATTATATGTACAGTCTACATTACATGTAAATTAACAATTATGAGGAGAAATCTCCCGTGGACTGATAGTTTAATTATTCAGAAAAGACACCGAACATCAGCAATAACCGTAGTTATCATTTGTATCATATTTTTGTTATCAGAGGCTGTGTTTGTTGTCAGAAATTTGGCTTATTCACTTAGCAAATTGGACATATTAAATGCATCGTCAGTGTATATTGAACTAGagaaatataatgaaatatgttTGGTCATTGGATTCGCACTGAATTTTGTAATTTATCTTGTAATGAGTAGGCAAATCCGAGATGAATTACGCATAGGTTTTGTGAAATTATTCCAATCCTTTAAATGTTGGTAA